The Salvia miltiorrhiza cultivar Shanhuang (shh) chromosome 2, IMPLAD_Smil_shh, whole genome shotgun sequence DNA window CGCTCTCATCGCCTTGAAAAACTCCATCATTCCAAACCATAATAAGCTCGAAAACTGGTCCACTCGCAACCCCATCTGCGGATGGATCGGCGTCTCTTGCGGCGCCAAACACCGCCGCGTCACGGCCCTAAATCTCACTGCCCTCGGCCTCCGAGGAACCCTCCCTCCACATCTCGGAAACCTAACGTTTCTCCGATCCCTAGACATCCGCTCCAACAATTTCACTGGCGTCTTACCATCTGAGCTGTCCAAGCTGCGCCGCCTAGAATATATGAACGCCGCTTCTAACAACTTCACCGGCGCAATACCGTCTTGGCTCGTAGGCTTGTCCCAGCTCCGGCGTCTGTATCTCCATAGCAACAGATTCTCCGGCGGAATCCCTTCTTCTTTATTCAATGTTTCTTCAAGGCTTGAGGTGTTGAACTTGGAGAACAATCAGTTAATCAATGGCTCCATCCCAGATGCTATCTTCAACATTTCTTCGTTGATGTATCTGAATTTGGGACGGAATAGACTATCGGGAAAGATCCCAAATAACATGTGCACTAATACTCCAAAACTTGAAATTTTCATGGTCGGTGGGAATCAACTTTATGGGGAGATTCCGAGAAATATAGGCAAATGCATGGAGCTTGAGGTTTTGGAACTGCAAGCCAATTATTTCAACGGCAATATCCCAACTGAAATCGGAAGTTTGAGTAAGCTCAAGTATTTATTACTATGGCAAAACGAATTCGAAGGTTcgtattattaatttaatcgaCATTTTCTGTATAGAAAATATGTTAGTTCACTTGATAAAGTTTAATTTGTGTATAAAAATTCATGGGTAATTTGATGATTCAGGGAGCATACCGGAGCAAGTTGGGAATCTCACTTCTCTGATATGGCTAAATCTTCAATCTAATAACGTGACAGGTACGTTTCCTACTTGACAAAAATATATGCCATAACTTGAGAATTgtttattaaataatatttaaatactaACTAATTATAATTAAGAGTTTATTtctttcaattaaaatttattattatttttttattggaacatattaatcttaattaatattttgaaattaatcaATTCAACGGCGGGTCAATGCAGTCGACCGCACCCAAGGCTGCCGCCGAAAGATATAGCCGCGCCCGCCCACCAAGTGTGCCGCCGAAAATAACTCAAATATACATGCTATACATTTATTTAGGATTTAGCCACCCAATGTTTAATTCAACTTTACCAAATTTGGCAGTTAATTTTATGTattcatcactttttttttgagCCAAATGTATTCATCACTTTATCCAACCTTGATGTTGGGCttctaatttttatattaaaaatttatttgtttcattTTCTATAAATAGACACTAATATTGCTATAGTTATCTctcgctatatatatatagggagaggttaaaaaaaaaccactaaataaaagaacaacaaagaaccattttcagccattcgatcatcaagatctatggtggatgcatcatcttgttggatgaatgcagatcctgggttcgaatcctgatcgggagcaatttttttttttttttttttatctttttagtgcattaattttaacagcgaatgcattaatttttacaatgaatacattagatttgatggttctcacattctcacaaataatgcagatttctctagaaccacaccatatatatatactctaaAACAATGAGTGAATCATATTCCCTCATGCTAGCTCTGATAAAGCCCTTGAGTAAATATTTGATGATGCAGGTAGCTTGCCAAAGCAACTCGGGAACCTCACTTCTCTGACTTTCCTATCCTTTAGTTCTAACAAGATGACAGGTACATATGTTGTAAAAATTGCACATAATTTTTTACTGTTGAATAACATACAGCAATATATACATTTGGATCATCGTTTTCTCACTGCATGTATGCAACAGGCGAATTACCAGAGGAGATTTCTGATTTGTCATCCCTGAGTAGCCTGGTTCTGACAAATAATTCCTTCAGCGGCGCTATCCCACGCGGCGTCTTCAACATATCAACCTTGCTAAATTTAGACCTTTCATACAATGATTTTTCCGGTACTCTTCCTTCAAGCATAGGCCTCACACTTTTCAATCTTCAAGAGCTTGCCTTACAAGATAACAGTTTCAGCGGCCCAATCCCAACTTCCATCAACAATGCTTCTCAGCTTCAATACCTGAACTTGCAATCTAATTCGCTCAGCGGCTCCATTCCAAGCTTCGCCGGTTTAAGCCTCTTAACTCGCATACTGCTTGCGGAAAATAATTTGAGCGGAGCGAAATCCCCAACCCAagaattagaatttttttcttCGTTAACTAATTCTCAGAATCTTCGGCTTATTCATGTGTCGTTCAATCCACTCAACGGTGTCCTCCCTGCTTCCATTGGGAATTTATCCCAATTTCTTGAGCTCTTCTCTTCAACAAGCGCAGGTATTCGAGGTGTTATTCCTTCTGAGATTGGGAATCTGAGCGGTTTggtaaatttaaatttgtacAACAATCAGTTGCGTGGTTCGATTCCGACGACGATAGGAAATCTGAAAGAGCTCGGAAGATTAGTCCTTGCTGGTAATAAGTTGGAAGGATCTATCCCGATGAATCTTTGCCGGATGAGTAGTTTGTCGGAGCTGTACTTGGTAAGCAACGAGGTCGAGGGTCCAATACCAGAGTGTTTCGGTGAAATCCAATCGCTAAGAGTGATTGATTTTAGTTCAAACAAGTTGAATTCCACCATACCTTCCAATTTTTGGAATCTCACAAACCTCATCTTTCTAAACTTGTCCTCAAACTATTTGAGTGGTCAGATCTCATCTGAAATTGAAAAACTGAAGGTGATCAACCGAATGGATTTCTCCTCCAATCTATTTTCCGGTGATATTCCGAGCACCCTCGACAGCTGTCAATCGTTGGAGTATCTAAATTTATCCAATAATAAACTTGGAGGATCTATCCCTCCATCACTGGGAAACATCAGAGGTTTGATGATGGtggatttatctaataataATCTTTCTGGATTGATACCTGAATCTTTACAAGACCTCAGATTCTTGGAGTATCTTAATGTGTCTCACAACAGATTGGAAGGAGAGATTCCAAATGGGGGGGCTTTTGCTAACTTCTCAGCTGACTCGTTCATTGACAACTTTGGTATGTGTGGTGCAGCAAGATTTGAAGTGCCGCCATGTGCAGAAGTTGATGGAGGATCAAAATCAAAGAGTGTTGCTCGATTAATGAAGTATGTTCTTCCCCCAATCATCTCAATGATGGTTCTAGTGATCGTTATTGTTTTTCTCATGAGACGAAGGAAGCGTGTAAAAGTAACAATTCCAGTTGATGATAATCGGGTAGGTATTGCTTGGAGAGTCACTTCATACAACGAGCTTTCGCGGGGAACAGATTCTTTCAGTGAGATGAATCTACTCGGAAGAGGAAGGTTTGGTGCGGTGTTCAAAGGGACGTTTTCTGAGGGGCTGAATTTTGCAGCAAAGGTTTTCAATTTAGAATTGGAAGGAGGTAACAAGAGCTTCGAAACTGAGAGTAGAATATTGAGCACCATTCGGCACAGGAACTTGGTTCGAGTTATTGGTTGTTGCACGAATATGGAATTTAAAGCGTTGATTCTTGAATTCATGCCGAATGGAAGCTTGGAGAAATGGTTATATTCCGACAACTATTGCATCGACGTTCTACAGTTGTTGAATGTCTCAATAGATGTTGCTTTAGCTCTGGAATATCTTCATCACGGCAATACATTTCCAGTCGTGCATTGCGATATAAAGCCAAGCAATGTGTTGCTCGATGAAGACATGACTGCTCGTGTTGCTGACTTTGGAATTGCAAAGCTTTTTGAGGAAGGGGAGGCTATGATTCAAACTAAAACCTTGGCTACTATCGGTTATGCAGCACCAGGTgaggttttgaaattttattatatatgtatgcattcTCATAAATTAACTATGTGAAAATCATGAACTTGTGATGCAATTAGAGTATGGATCAGAAGGAAAAGTATCGACGAGTGCTGATGTATACAGCTTTGGAATAATGTTGCTGGAGATGTTTACGAGAAAGAAGCCTACTGATGATATGTTCAATGGGGAAATGAGCTTGAAGGAATGGGTGAGTGAAGCATTACAAGCAAATGCAATGGATCAAGTGTTGGACTCTGCTTTGCTATTAGAAAGAGATGGTCATTTTGTTGCATCTGTGTTTGAATTGGCAATGAAATGTTTAGCCATTGCGCCCGATGAAAGAATCAACATGATTGAAGCAGCAACCAGTCTAAAGAAGATCAAAGCAAAAGTTGTAGCAGGAGTCACCACAAGGCATCAACAACATGCAATTACCATTACTTGAGATGATGGCAATTTTGTTAGGCTTTCTAACTGTAGTCCAACTATAAAATTGTGAGATTTCTTGTAAGTCATAATCCTTTCATCTTGTTATTGATACAATTTGGAAGCTTGGATTATATTTTGAAAGTCTATTACCGCTGAAATTGTTGTCTTGCAATTGCAGGAGATCAAGCTCTCTGCATTTGCCTATATTTCTTGGAATCTCCCCATTAAGTTGATTCGCAAAGAGAGTGAATTGATATATATCAACGACGAAGCGTTGACGATAGTATCTGGAATATTTCTAATGAAGAAGAATCACCAATTTCCTCTGGAATATTTCCATCAATAAAATTGTAGTCCATATCATCCTTGAAATGTTGAATAAAGAGATGCATATCCGAAGCACGCAAGCAAATGGGGGTGGGGGTGTTAATGGGCAGTTGGCGAGGAAGAAGTGATGGTGTTTTGGAAGGCGATGAGAGCATGTTGATGAGTGGTGTGAGATTGAAGAATAATGATTTG harbors:
- the LOC131010128 gene encoding probable LRR receptor-like serine/threonine-protein kinase At3g47570 encodes the protein MDNSLFRHGVLLLICNLFSLSLSQSLSNLTTDEHALIALKNSIIPNHNKLENWSTRNPICGWIGVSCGAKHRRVTALNLTALGLRGTLPPHLGNLTFLRSLDIRSNNFTGVLPSELSKLRRLEYMNAASNNFTGAIPSWLVGLSQLRRLYLHSNRFSGGIPSSLFNVSSRLEVLNLENNQLINGSIPDAIFNISSLMYLNLGRNRLSGKIPNNMCTNTPKLEIFMVGGNQLYGEIPRNIGKCMELEVLELQANYFNGNIPTEIGSLSKLKYLLLWQNEFEGSIPEQVGNLTSLIWLNLQSNNVTGSLPKQLGNLTSLTFLSFSSNKMTGELPEEISDLSSLSSLVLTNNSFSGAIPRGVFNISTLLNLDLSYNDFSGTLPSSIGLTLFNLQELALQDNSFSGPIPTSINNASQLQYLNLQSNSLSGSIPSFAGLSLLTRILLAENNLSGAKSPTQELEFFSSLTNSQNLRLIHVSFNPLNGVLPASIGNLSQFLELFSSTSAGIRGVIPSEIGNLSGLVNLNLYNNQLRGSIPTTIGNLKELGRLVLAGNKLEGSIPMNLCRMSSLSELYLVSNEVEGPIPECFGEIQSLRVIDFSSNKLNSTIPSNFWNLTNLIFLNLSSNYLSGQISSEIEKLKVINRMDFSSNLFSGDIPSTLDSCQSLEYLNLSNNKLGGSIPPSLGNIRGLMMVDLSNNNLSGLIPESLQDLRFLEYLNVSHNRLEGEIPNGGAFANFSADSFIDNFGMCGAARFEVPPCAEVDGGSKSKSVARLMKYVLPPIISMMVLVIVIVFLMRRRKRVKVTIPVDDNRVGIAWRVTSYNELSRGTDSFSEMNLLGRGRFGAVFKGTFSEGLNFAAKVFNLELEGGNKSFETESRILSTIRHRNLVRVIGCCTNMEFKALILEFMPNGSLEKWLYSDNYCIDVLQLLNVSIDVALALEYLHHGNTFPVVHCDIKPSNVLLDEDMTARVADFGIAKLFEEGEAMIQTKTLATIGYAAPEYGSEGKVSTSADVYSFGIMLLEMFTRKKPTDDMFNGEMSLKEWVSEALQANAMDQVLDSALLLERDGHFVASVFELAMKCLAIAPDERINMIEAATSLKKIKAKVVAGVTTRHQQHAITIT